The nucleotide sequence ACCAAATACATAGAAATACAAAGGTTGCAACTCTCATCAGTAAGCTATTTAAGCAATTGGTGTTTTTTATCTTGGTGGTGTTCGCCTTTTTTGGATACTATTACCAGATCGATAGTACCAGCGGTTATGTCTTCAAATACATAGGTGCTGTTTTTACTACCATCGCTATTTTAAAAATAGTGCTCTATTTTGTTTTCAAAAATTACCGCAGCTATTTCGGTGGTAACCTACGCAACATAATTCTCATTGGGGACAACAAAGAGACTCAGGAATTGCGAAGGTTTTTTGAGAAGCATCCTGACTTTGGCTATATACTCCAAAACATGTTTGACGTCAAATCTGCTGGATTTGATCTAGACCAAATCAAAGAATTTATTTCAGAAAACAAGACGGACGAGATTTTCTGTTCCGTTAAGGAGCTCAATAATGATGAACTATTGGAACTAACAGATTACGCCGATAACAATCTGCGAACCCTCAAATTCCTACCTAACCCAGAAACCATTATTGCCAAACACCTCAAGTACGATTACTACGGCAAGACACCTATACTTTCTTTACGCAAGATCCCTTTTGACGATCCAGTTAACCAGCTGGCAAAACGCGTCTTTGACATCGTTTTCTCACTCGTAGTTATTATTGGGATTTTGTCGTGGCTCACGCCTATACTTGCCATTCTCATACGACTAGAATCCAAAGGACCCGTTTTTTTCAAGCAAAAACGTAATGGTTTAGATTATAGAGAGTTCGAGTGCTATAAGTTTCGTTCCATGGTGCCTAACAAAACGGCACACCTGCATCAGGTGTCGCGCAATGATCATCGTATCACTAACATGGGTAAGTTTTTGCGTAAGACCAGTATAGATGAGCTGCCGCAGTTTTTCAACGTTTTAAAAGGCGATATGAGTGTCGTGGGACCGCGACCGCATATGGTGAGCCATACGCACATGTATGCAGAGCGTATCGATAAATTTATGGTGCGCCACTTTGTAAAACCTGGCATCACCGGCCTTGCACAGGTAAGCGGTTACCGTGGCGAGGTCGAGAGCGATGAAGATATTGTAGGCCGTGTGCGCAATGACATTTATTACATTGAGAACTGGAGCACAATGATGGACCTGCGCATTATTTTCAGGACCGTACTCAACATCTTCAGCGGTGAGGAAAAGGCCTACTAGATGGATCTCGTCTCTGTCATCATTCCCGTTTACAACAACTCTAAAACTCTAGACCAGACGCTGGATAGCATCCTGCAGCAGGACTATCGGCCTATTGAAATTATAATTGTAGACGATCAGAGTAGTGATGGTAGTTACGCTTTCGCGAAAGCGTATTCCCAACAAAACCAACAACAAGACATCAACTTTATCGTACAACAGAATCCTGTCAACATGGGCGCTGGTTTCACTCGCAACGAAGCTTTAAAGCATGCTACAGGCCGCTACATCGCTTTTCTAGACGCAGACGACCTATGGAAGCCCCATAAGCTAATGACGCAGTTAAAGGCGATGAAATCTAGCGACAGGTCTGTCTGTTATTCGGCTTATGAGATTTTTGATGAGCATTCTTCAAAACCTATCGCCGTCCAGCGTGTTTTTGAGAAATTGACTTTTGAAAAGCTTCATAAAACCAACTATCTAGGAAATCTCACGGGAATTTACGAGGCAAAAGTCATAGGTAAAATCCCTATTTCCAACATGCGAAAACGACAAGATTGGGCCATGTGGCTGGATGTTCTCAAAAAGGGTGGTCCTGCCATAGGCATCCAGGAACCGCTCGCCAGTTACCGATTGGGAGATGGTTTGTCGTCTTCAAAATTTGATTTGATCAAATACAACTTAGCCGTGTATCGAGATCACCTAGGCTACGGATTCCTGAAAAGCTGCTGGTGTATGCTAATGTTTTTCTTTGAGCAGTTTTTTGTAAAAAACAGAATGAGGCACAAGATAAATGGTTAGGAAACCTCACTCATAAATTGCTTCAACTTACCACGTTTACTGCGGTCCAGGCGCTCCTTTCTAGTGAATACAATTTCAATGGAAGCATCTGCATAAGTAGCCATGGCCTTTGCGATTTTTTCTTTTTCCAGCGCGGTGAGCTCTTTTTGCGCGACATATTGCACTTCAAAAACCAAGGCTTCTTTCTGGATGATGATAAACTCCAGGACGTTGTTGGAGTCGCTCATCACACTTTTAGTGACGTAATAAAAGGTCAGTCCTGGGATGACTTTACCATTGGGCAATCTCGCGATGTCACTGGTGCGACCTTGTAATTGCTCAAGAATTTGAATGCCATTATGAGTTGATATGCTGCCTAGATCGCCTATCTCATAGCGTATAAATGGGTGTGCTTTATTGAACAAATCGGTAATTAAAATCTTGCCTACGGTTCCATCTGGAACAGGTTGGTTTTGATGGTCTACGACCTCAATAAAAAGAGTTTTGTTGTTAAGCGCAAAATCACCATCTGCATTCTGGATGGCGATCAATCCGGTCTCGCTACTGCCGTACTCGTTGATCACTGGAATTCCCAGTACAGATTCTAGCAAGGTTCGGTCGTCTTCAAAGAGCATTTCGCTAGTGACGATGCACACTTTCAGCGATGGACAAATTTCTTTGAGAACCACATTTTGTGGCTGGCAATATTTTGCAAAAAGTACAATGCTGCTGGTATAGCCGTTGATGTAATGGTATTCGCTTTCGCGAAAGCGATCTAAATAACCCTTCAACACACTATCACTCATATCAAAAATGGAAAATCGGTGCCGGTTTCCCACAAAATCCTTCAATTGCTCCTTCAATCGAGGCAAACCGCTGGATGGAATGCCGTAAAACCGAGCTTCCAGTGAGCGGTCCAGGTCGATGCCGTGTTGCTGGTAGGCATGGTCAAAAGCCGCCCATGTCATGGCGTGGCAAAACTTGTCTTTGGCAAAAGAGAATGGATGACCGCTGGAACCGCTGGTCTTGCCTTTAAAAACGTTTTTGGTCGAGTAGCCTTTGCTAAGCCGTTGGTGTAGCGGTTGCTGTAAATCTGCTTTAGTGAGAATGGGCAGTGCTTCCCAAGGAACACTTTTGTTCTGGACATGTGTATTGTAAAAGGCGTTGGTTTTTAGGTGGTGCTTGAAAATAAGATCCCTTTGCCCTAACCTATCCTCATGAGTCCACTTCAAAGAAGTCTCCAACACCTGATGCGCCTTTTTCAAATCATAGCCTTGCCATTGCAGGGATTTTCTAAACAGCGGTAATGGCATTTGTGATCTGAATTTTTCTAAATCTAGGGAATCTGGTCTATGATCCAGCTATGGGCGATCCGAAAATCCCAACAGAAAGCTCCGCCCAAAGCAATAGAAAGGCCGCTAGAGCTAATATGATAAAAGGAATCAGTTGCTTTTTATTTCTCCATCGGGATCTTATAAATTCAAGGACGATGACCAGGCAAAAAACCATCAATCCCATCACAACGAAATCAAATAGGGACCAATTAACCTCAGCAGTAAACTGCATCGCTATCAATGGTATGGAAAGCACTATGGTAACGGCAAGCAGTGCTCTCAACAGACTTTTTCTATACAAGATCATAGTTGTTATTTTTAGTGGTTTAAAAATGACATGTAGTTTTTCTATACTGCCTGCGAATATATCACGGGCTTAGGTTCTAAGTTACGAACTGCTTTCTATATTTTTGCGACCTTAACAACCTTCCTATGAATGTTTTGATATTAGGCAGCGGTGGTCGCGAGCACGCTTTTGCAAGATCCATTGCCGCAAGTCCATTACTTACTAAACTTTACGTCGCGCCAGGTAACGCTGGTACATCGCAATTGGCAACCAATCTAGATTTCTCAGTCACTGATTTTGCCACCATAAAGACCAAAGTGCTGGAACTCGATATTGAAATGGTAGTCGTTGGTCCTGAAGCTCCACTAGTAGAAGGTATCTATGACTTTTTCCAGCAGGATGAGCAGCTCAACCACGTCAACGTTATTGGGCCGTCTAAAAAAGGTGCGGTATTGGAAGGATCCAAGGAGTTTGCCAAGGAATTCATGATGCGCAACAAGGTGCCTACGGCGGCATATCAAAGCTTTACTGCAGACACACTAAAGGAAGGAATGCAATTTATCGACAGCCTCAAACCACCATTTGTATTAAAAGCAGATGGTCTTGCTGGTGGTAAAGGCGTGCTGATCATCCCAGATGCAGATGAGGCTAAGGAATCCCTCGAGCAAATGCTTGTTGGTGGGAAATTTGGCGCGGCGTCCAACAAGGTCGTGATTGAAGAATTTCTAGATGGTATAGAGATGAGCGTCTTTGTGATGACAGATGGCAATAGTTACAAGGTTTTGCCTACGGCCAAGGATTACAAAAGAATAGGTGAAGGCGATACAGGTCTCAATACTGGTGGCATGGGCGCCATTTCTCCAGTACCTTTTGCAGATGAGGTCTTGATGAAAAAGGTTGAGGATCGCATTATCAAACCTACCGTTGATGGCTTGAAAAAGGAAAAGATCACCTATAAAGGCTTCATTTTCATTGGTTTGATGATTGTAGATGGTGAGCCTCAAGTGATTGAATATAACGTGAGAATGGGCGATCCAGAGACTGAGGTAGTTCTACCGCTGGTGTCTAGTGACTTGCTTTCTCATTTGCAGGCTTTCGCGAAAGCGGAACTACACAAAGAAGAACTCTCCATCGATCAGCGTAGTGCTGCTACAATCATGCTCGTATCTGGAGGCTATCCGGAAGCCTATGAAAAAGGAAAGGAAATCACCGGACTTGAAAACGTAAAAGGTAGTATCGTTTTTCACGCCGGTACTACAGAAAAGGATGGCAAAATCGTTACCGCTGGTGGTCGCGTGATCGCTGTGACCAGCTTTGGCAATGACTTCCACGAGGCCACAAAAAAATCCTATGAAAACATAGATGAACTAGGTTTTGATAGGATGTATTATAGAACCGATATAGGCTTTGACCTATAGGCTTATTTTAAAAAGGAGTGTGCTGTTTGTGAACGATCTTCTTCATCATTCTGGTCAAAGATGCGCAATTGCTTAATCCAGTAACCCAATGCAAGGATCAATACAACAATGGCTACCCATGTAAGTGTATTTGCCAGCCACCAGTTCTCTAGTTCTAGCTCGCGCAATAGGTTAAATGGCACCATTAAAATGTTCTCGAATAAATAGGCGATGGCCTCAAATAAATCTTTCATTGCAGTAACTTGCTTTAAGGCCACAAAAATAGTGAAAAAACAATATGCTTTCCAGATTTTTTAGCACATCACAGCCTTTTCATTACTTGATGGGAATGTTGCTGTTAAGTTTAGGCAGCTTGTTGTTGCTGGTCTTTATGGAATCACAGTGGAAATGGGAATTTCTGATCTATGCGGTTTTCCTACCGTCATCACTGCTGCTGGTACAATTCATCATTGTTAAAAACGAACTCACGGGACAAAATTCCTTTGGATTGTTTGCGACTACCATGCTACTGTTAACCATGGTCATTGCTGGTGTGTCGTGGCAAATGATTCTGTGCCTTTTTCTACTACTCTTGTCATTAAGGCGTCTTTTGAGTTTAAAAAAAGGAACTGAGAGCATTCGCAAGATATTTGATGGAAGTTTCTGGATCAGTATCGCCATTCTAGTCAACCCTTTGATGGTGGTTTTTATCATCGTGGTGTTCGTTGCCGTTTTTCTTTTTGCTAGGAACAAGTGGAACCATTGGGTCATACCATTTCTAGCCATGGCATGTGTAGGCTTGCTTACCTACACGGCAGAGGTTTATATGGATTACGAATTATTGTCATCCCTTTGGGATCCTACGCTTTACGACTTGTCATTCTTATGGAATGTCTGGGCACCTATAAAAACAGTGTATTGGCTACTAGCTCTTGCGGGCGTCATAGGTTTGTTGATCTATATCATCAAGCTGGTCGATATTCAGCAACGGGTGCGGCCTAGGTTTTCAGTTTTGGTGTTTTCAGGGATCTGTGCGCTTGCCGTGACCGTTTTATTACAATCCTATTTTATTGTGCTCCTGGTACCAGCGCTTTCCATTTTTCTTGTGCGATCCATAGAGGTCATACGCCATAAAATAGGACGTGAATTACTGTTTATTTTACCAGTGTTGTTGATGGTTCTAGCGTTGCTGCTGCGATAGACAGTAGGTAGAGAAATTCTATATTTGCAATCTAAATTGTAAACATGTTCTCTAAAAAAGCCAATTCTATTTTCCAGGAAGCCATCGATACGTATCATGAGGTCAATACTGTTGATCAGCCTTTTGAGAATCCGTATGATCGTTCTTCCCAATTAATTGAACATTTGCTGTACCGCAAATGTTGGATCGATACGGTTCAATGGCATTATGAGGACATCATACGCGATCCTAATATTGATCCTGTGGCGGCACTTAGCCTAAAGCGTCAAATTGATGCCAGCAATCAAGACCGCACAGATATGGTAGAATATATCGACAGTTATTTTCTAGACAAATATGCTGATGTGAACCCTAAAAGCGACGCCACCATTAATACTGAAAGTCCAGCATGGGCCGTAGATCGACTGTCTATTCTCGCACTCAAGATCTACCATATGGAAGAAGAAGCTAATAGAGTTGATGCCAGTGCCGCTCACAAGGCTGCGTGCCAGGCAAAACTCGATATCCTACTGGAGCAACGAGTCGATTTGTCCACAGCTTTGGACCAATTGCTTAGTGACATTGAACACGGCAATAAGTACATGAAGGTCTACAAGCAGATGAAGATGTACAATGATGACGAGCTCAACCCAATATTGCGCTCCAGAAAATAATGAAACGGCCACAACGACTCTTGACAATACGCCTTAGTGCGATGGGCGATGTGGCCATGACTGTTCCTGTCCTATTGGCGCTGCGTAGAACGTACCCAGAGGTCAAAGTTATTTCGCTTTCGCGAAAGCGATTCCATTCCTTCCTCAGTCAAATACCAGGCATCACGTTGATCGAGGCAGATGTGAAGGGTGATCACAAAGGAATTTTAGGATTGCGCCGACTTTCCAAGCAATTGAAGGAACAAGAGCCAGATGCGATAGCCGATTTTCACAATGTTCTACGCACCAAAATATTGCGCTCCTTCATGCGCAAACCCATCAAATCAACCATCGATAAAGGCAGAGCTGAAAAGAAAAAGTTGGTCAACGACCCTCAATTTTTCCAACCGCTCAAATCAACCATCGAACGTTATCAAGACGTCCTGTCAAAACTTCAACTACCAGTTGAGCTTTTGGCGACTGATGTGCTGCCGCGGCAATCCATCCCGATGAAGGTGAACAGTCTGGTAGGCGACCACGACTATCGATGGATAGGAATCGCTCCATTTGCGGCACATGCATCAAAGGCACTTTCACTCCATAAGGCTCAGGAACTTACTTCATCTTTATTGGCTTTGGGAAATGTAAAATTGGTACTCTTCGGTGGTGGAACTACGGAATGCAAGCAGCTGGAAATCGTTGCTGGAACTCAGTCTAATGTGTTCAATCTGGCTGGTTTCATGAGTTTTGAAAAAGAACTTGCGATGATTTCCAACCTAGATGCTATGATTGCCGTAGATACGGGTAACGGCCATCTAGCAGCCATGTATGGTGTTCCAGTAATCACATTATGGGGCAACACTCATCCCTATGCTGGATTTGTTCCCTTTGCACAACCTAATGAGAATCAAATCACGGTAGATAGAGAGCAATTTCCTTTAGTTCCCACTTCCATTTATGGAAACAAAGTGCCTAGTGGATACGAGAACGTGATGGAATCTATAGGTTGTACAGCGGTTGTAGAACGGTTGCGGGAAATATTAGGGTAAATTACAAACATAGATCTGGAGACCATTCTTGCTGTCCTCGACCTTTAGAACACTTGAATGATTCTTTGAGCTGTATAATTTTTATTTTTCCAGTAAATGATTTGGAGTATTCCATAAAGAATGCAATAGCTTGTAGAGAATCATCATTTAAAACTTCTTGTTGGTAGTACAAATAGTTATTCCCGAAGCTGTTTTTGAAACTCTTCATCGTGAATGTATTCCCTGGATTGTTTTCTTGTTGATTTGAGTGGTGAACCCAAAGTGCATCAAGTCCGTTTTCAATATCGTCGCGACCATTGACAGAGTGTTGGAATGCCGTGACGTCTAAATTTCTAAATTGATCTAAAGACATGCCATCGGGCAGCACCGTTTCCTCTGGTGTATTCTGCAAGCAGGAATAAGAAGAACAAATAAGAATGAGTGCTAGAAACCGGTAAATGATATTTTTCATGGGTAAAGGAGTTGGCATACCCTATCAAAAATAAATATTGATTTTTGTGTTCGGGTTAACTATGATAGGCTCAACTTACTATTTTAAAATATTTTTGAGTATAAACTGTTCTATCAAAACATGAAGTGGAAGCTACTTTTTTTATTCTTTGCAGGTAGCTGGCTGGCGCATACCCAGGAATATTCTGGCGTGATAAAAAAGAGGTTGGTGGTTAGCGATACGATTGCCTTTCATGAGATAAGTGTCAACCCTAACTTTATCAGAATCAAGGACAAGACAGGAAGGCCTATTGACACGACATCTTATCGCGTTGATTATTCCAACGCCTTGATCATTGTAAAGAATGCGACCGCAATAGCCACAGACAGTATTGATGTCCAGTATTTGCCACTGGACAATTTGCTTACCAGATCTTATAAACTATACGACACATCCATCATTTTAGGAGAAAACAGCCGACAGGAGCAACTCGTGGCATTGAAAAAGCCAACTTATAAACCCACGTTTATTCCGTTTGATGGTTTACAGGTTTCAGGTAGTATAACTCGTGGTATAAGAGTAGGAAACAACCAAAACAGCGTGGTAGATTCTGAGCTCGATTTGCGCATCACAGGACAGTTATCTGAAAAAGTGTCTCTGCGCGCTTCCATCCAGGACGCTAATGTGCCTCAAACCCAAAACGGTTATGCCCAACGCCTCGATGAATTTGACCAAATTTTCATAGAACTATTTAGCGACAATTGGAACATACGAGCTGGCGATGTGGACCTTCAACAAACCGACTATCAGTTCAATAACTTCACAAAACGGGTTCAGGGAATTGCGGGACAAATCAAATTTGATGGTGATGAGTCCAGCGGTTATGCCGGTGCGGCTGGAGCTTTGGTTCGCGGTACCTTTAATACCAGTCGGTTTACGGGTCAAGAAGGTAATCAAGGTCCCTACAAATTGGTAGGTCAACAAGGCGAGTTGTTTATTCTGGTGATTTCGGGTAGTGAACGGGTTTTTGTGAATGGTGTATTGCTTACTCGTGGTGAAAATGCAGATTACATCATCGATTACAATGCCGGCGAGGTGCGCTTTAACCCGACCTTTCCCATCACGAGCGAGATGCGTATTTCTATTGAATATCAATACAGCGAACGCAATTTCACCAGATTTATAGGCTATGCTACCGGCGGTTTTCAAAGCGAAAGGCTCAAAATCGACACCTATGCCTACACAGAAAGTGATGCCAAAAACCAACCCTTACAGCAAGATTTGAATGAGGATCAAGTGAATATTCTTGCCGCTGCCGGCGATGATCCCAATCAAGCGATCGCGCCCAGCGCTGTAAGGGCAGACTTTTCTGAAAACCGAATCCAATACGCACGTCAAGTGATTAATGGCGTGCCTAGATTTGTCTTTTCACAGGATCCGCAGGCAGAATTGTTTAATGTGCGGTTTAGTTTTGTGGGTGATAATCAGGGAAATTATGTGCTTATCGACAGTCAGGCGATCTCTAACATCTATGAATATCGAGAGCCCGCCAATGGTGTCCCGCAAGGTAGTTTTGAACCCGTTATACAGCTGTTTGCTCCAGAGACTTTGACCATTGCAGGCCTCAAAGCGCAATACCAACTCGCAAACACGACAAAGATCAATACAGAGGTGGCCGCAAGCAATAATGACTTGAACCGATTTTCTGCCATTGATGATAACAATAACACTGGTGTTGCCGCAAAACTTGGAGTGGAGCAAGTGCTGTTCCAGCAGGATTCTACACAGACGTTAAAGATTCTGGCAAATACTGATTTTATCCAGTCCGACTTCCGCAACGTCGAGCGCGTTTACAACATCGAGTTCAATCGCGACTGGAACCTGGACAGCACCGTTGGCGACCAATTATTTACGAATGCTGGGATCAACTATGTGCGCGACACGACCATCACGGCAAATTACACCTTTCAGCATCTGGAGTTTTCTGACCGCTACAATGGTAATCGACACAATGTGGCTGGTCGTTTGCAGGGTGATGGATGGTTATCTCGCTTTCGCGGAAGCGTACTCTCCACCAACTCTACCACACAACAATCTACATTTAATAGGGCAGATGCCTCGGTTATCAAACGATTCCAAAAGAATTGGGCCGGCGCGCGACTCAATCTTGAAGATAACGAGCAGATGGATAAAGTTACTGGGCAGCTCACTGCATTATCGCAACGCTTCACGGAATATGAGGTGTATGCCGGTCGTGGTGATTCCACAGCCACTTTTGTGGAAATAGGGTACCGCTATCGAGTCAATGACAGCTTGCGGGCTGGCGATTTGCAGCGTGTGAACCGCAGTAATAATTACTATGTCAGATCACAGCCCATCAAAGATGAGGTTCAAAACCTGCTGATTTATGCCAATTACAGGGTTCTCAAAAGTGAAGATCCCGCGATTGATAATGAAGTGTCGTTGAACAGTCGCGTGCTGTACAATCGCAAGCTGTTCAAGAATAAAATCTTATGGAACACGACTTATGAGACTAACAGCGGTACGATCCCACAACAGGATTTCACCTATCTGGAAGTCAACCCTGGACAGGGAACTTTTACGTGGATTGATTATAATGGCGACGGCATCCAGGATTTGAATGAATTTGAAGTGGCACAATTCCAGGACCAGGCGCGATATGTAAGGATCTTGCTGCCCAATCAGATTTTTATACCCATTCACCAAAATAAATTTAGCCAAACCATCACGCTCAATCCTATTTCCTGGTCTGGTGAAGAAGGGTTGAAAAAAGTGCTTTCGCAGTTTTACAATCAGACCAGTTATTTGATCGATAGGAAGGTTGTGAGAGAAGGCGAGCGCTTTGATTTGAATCCGTTTGATGACCGTGGCGACCAGTTGGGCTTGAATCTTAGCTTTAGAAACAGTCTGTTTTTCAACCGTGGCAAGCAGCGCTACACGACCAACTATACTTATTTAAGTACTACGACAGAAAACCTGCAAAGTATAGGCAGCATCGAGTCAGAACTGGAAAGCCACCAGATCACTTTCCTCCATAAAATAGCCGATAGCTGGCTGTTTACTTTTAACGGTCAAACGGGTTTTAACGCCAGCTGCAGTGAGAATTTTGCCAATAGAAATTTTGAGATCGATGAGAATTTATTGAAGCCACAGATTTCGTATCTATTTGGAGAAAGCAATAGGATTGATGTGTTCTATGAATACCAAAAGAAGGACAACCAGATCAACGATACCGCGACGCTGGACCAACAAAACCTGGGCTTGGGCTGGAGCTTAAACAATGGACAGAAGTATGCTATCAATGGCGAGTTGCGTTACGTGAACAACGACTTTACTGGACAAGCCTTTTCTCCGGTAGGTTTCCAGATGTTGGAAGGACTGCAGGCTGGTCAAAATCTTACTTGGAACCTGCTTGTCCAGAAAAAGGTCACTAATTTTATAGATCTCAACCTAAGCTATCAAGGCCGTAATTCTGAAACGGCACGGACAGTACATACCGGCAGCGTGCAGTTGAAAGCTTATTTTTAATTATTTGCTCATAGATCTGGACAGATCCAAGTGCAAACATTTATAAAACAAAAAGGGTAAACTTCAAGTTTACCCTTTTTTGAATCGTTTAATATGTGATAACGATTATATCTTTCTCAACCACTCACTCATGGCCACACGCTTTTCTAGATAAGTTTTCAAATCTTTAATGGCAATGCGTTCTTGGGTCATGGTATCGCGATCGCGCACGGTTACGGCTTGATCTTCTTTAGTATCGTGGTCAATGGTTACACAAAATGGTGTCCCGTTAGCATCCTGGCGTCTGTAGCGGCGTCCTATGGCGTCTTTTTCATCATACTGGACTTTCATGGACCATTTGAGATCGTTGATGATTTCTTCAGCGATTTCTGGTAATCCGTCTTTTTTGAGTAATGGTAGAATCGCAGCTTTTACCGGTGCTAATACCGCTGGAATTTTCAGAACGGTACGTTCAGATCCATCTTCTAGGGTTTCCTCAACT is from Nonlabens sp. YIK11 and encodes:
- the purD gene encoding phosphoribosylamine--glycine ligase, whose product is MNVLILGSGGREHAFARSIAASPLLTKLYVAPGNAGTSQLATNLDFSVTDFATIKTKVLELDIEMVVVGPEAPLVEGIYDFFQQDEQLNHVNVIGPSKKGAVLEGSKEFAKEFMMRNKVPTAAYQSFTADTLKEGMQFIDSLKPPFVLKADGLAGGKGVLIIPDADEAKESLEQMLVGGKFGAASNKVVIEEFLDGIEMSVFVMTDGNSYKVLPTAKDYKRIGEGDTGLNTGGMGAISPVPFADEVLMKKVEDRIIKPTVDGLKKEKITYKGFIFIGLMIVDGEPQVIEYNVRMGDPETEVVLPLVSSDLLSHLQAFAKAELHKEELSIDQRSAATIMLVSGGYPEAYEKGKEITGLENVKGSIVFHAGTTEKDGKIVTAGGRVIAVTSFGNDFHEATKKSYENIDELGFDRMYYRTDIGFDL
- a CDS encoding phenylacetate--CoA ligase family protein, which encodes MPLPLFRKSLQWQGYDLKKAHQVLETSLKWTHEDRLGQRDLIFKHHLKTNAFYNTHVQNKSVPWEALPILTKADLQQPLHQRLSKGYSTKNVFKGKTSGSSGHPFSFAKDKFCHAMTWAAFDHAYQQHGIDLDRSLEARFYGIPSSGLPRLKEQLKDFVGNRHRFSIFDMSDSVLKGYLDRFRESEYHYINGYTSSIVLFAKYCQPQNVVLKEICPSLKVCIVTSEMLFEDDRTLLESVLGIPVINEYGSSETGLIAIQNADGDFALNNKTLFIEVVDHQNQPVPDGTVGKILITDLFNKAHPFIRYEIGDLGSISTHNGIQILEQLQGRTSDIARLPNGKVIPGLTFYYVTKSVMSDSNNVLEFIIIQKEALVFEVQYVAQKELTALEKEKIAKAMATYADASIEIVFTRKERLDRSKRGKLKQFMSEVS
- a CDS encoding glycosyltransferase family 9 protein, encoding MKRPQRLLTIRLSAMGDVAMTVPVLLALRRTYPEVKVISLSRKRFHSFLSQIPGITLIEADVKGDHKGILGLRRLSKQLKEQEPDAIADFHNVLRTKILRSFMRKPIKSTIDKGRAEKKKLVNDPQFFQPLKSTIERYQDVLSKLQLPVELLATDVLPRQSIPMKVNSLVGDHDYRWIGIAPFAAHASKALSLHKAQELTSSLLALGNVKLVLFGGGTTECKQLEIVAGTQSNVFNLAGFMSFEKELAMISNLDAMIAVDTGNGHLAAMYGVPVITLWGNTHPYAGFVPFAQPNENQITVDREQFPLVPTSIYGNKVPSGYENVMESIGCTAVVERLREILG
- a CDS encoding DUF6341 family protein, which encodes MKDLFEAIAYLFENILMVPFNLLRELELENWWLANTLTWVAIVVLILALGYWIKQLRIFDQNDEEDRSQTAHSFLK
- a CDS encoding DUF4254 domain-containing protein; this encodes MFSKKANSIFQEAIDTYHEVNTVDQPFENPYDRSSQLIEHLLYRKCWIDTVQWHYEDIIRDPNIDPVAALSLKRQIDASNQDRTDMVEYIDSYFLDKYADVNPKSDATINTESPAWAVDRLSILALKIYHMEEEANRVDASAAHKAACQAKLDILLEQRVDLSTALDQLLSDIEHGNKYMKVYKQMKMYNDDELNPILRSRK
- a CDS encoding undecaprenyl-phosphate glucose phosphotransferase, whose translation is MNTKTLESIADDNLSYRDGRYSSLIRPISYMIDLAIIIYGSAFFFESNFDTLSFSIFIGICWIVVSMQLGFYQIHRNTKVATLISKLFKQLVFFILVVFAFFGYYYQIDSTSGYVFKYIGAVFTTIAILKIVLYFVFKNYRSYFGGNLRNIILIGDNKETQELRRFFEKHPDFGYILQNMFDVKSAGFDLDQIKEFISENKTDEIFCSVKELNNDELLELTDYADNNLRTLKFLPNPETIIAKHLKYDYYGKTPILSLRKIPFDDPVNQLAKRVFDIVFSLVVIIGILSWLTPILAILIRLESKGPVFFKQKRNGLDYREFECYKFRSMVPNKTAHLHQVSRNDHRITNMGKFLRKTSIDELPQFFNVLKGDMSVVGPRPHMVSHTHMYAERIDKFMVRHFVKPGITGLAQVSGYRGEVESDEDIVGRVRNDIYYIENWSTMMDLRIIFRTVLNIFSGEEKAY
- a CDS encoding glycosyltransferase family 2 protein, with translation MDLVSVIIPVYNNSKTLDQTLDSILQQDYRPIEIIIVDDQSSDGSYAFAKAYSQQNQQQDINFIVQQNPVNMGAGFTRNEALKHATGRYIAFLDADDLWKPHKLMTQLKAMKSSDRSVCYSAYEIFDEHSSKPIAVQRVFEKLTFEKLHKTNYLGNLTGIYEAKVIGKIPISNMRKRQDWAMWLDVLKKGGPAIGIQEPLASYRLGDGLSSSKFDLIKYNLAVYRDHLGYGFLKSCWCMLMFFFEQFFVKNRMRHKING